Proteins from one Amycolatopsis benzoatilytica AK 16/65 genomic window:
- a CDS encoding PaaI family thioesterase, which translates to MTDVEGTKLFHSTMPFSERLGIEVLEHRADLVRSRIAWDESLCTLGGALHGGALMALADSTGAVCAFLNLPEGAQGTTTLESKTNFLRGVRSGYATASSRPLHTGRRVVVVETEIHDDQGKLAAKITQTQAVL; encoded by the coding sequence ATGACCGACGTCGAAGGCACCAAGCTGTTCCACTCCACGATGCCGTTCAGCGAACGGCTCGGCATCGAGGTGCTGGAGCACCGCGCGGACCTGGTCCGCAGCCGGATCGCCTGGGACGAATCGCTGTGCACGCTCGGCGGCGCGCTGCACGGCGGCGCGCTGATGGCGCTGGCCGATTCGACCGGCGCGGTCTGCGCGTTTCTCAACCTGCCCGAGGGCGCGCAGGGCACCACCACGCTGGAGTCGAAGACGAACTTCCTGCGGGGCGTCCGTTCGGGTTACGCCACCGCTTCGTCCAGACCACTGCACACGGGCCGCCGGGTGGTGGTCGTAGAGACCGAGATCCACGACGACCAGGGCAAGCTCGCCGCGAAAATCACCCAGACGCAGGCAGTTCTCTAG
- a CDS encoding TIGR03767 family metallophosphoesterase gives MAELTRRAFTTAGAATVGLLLCTPTANALDRALRQTRTRAVQTAGTTLQQAASGSPTGYSRLSAGPGWPLAVREELTVAKTGRDDRRTALGAFVQFTDLHITDTESPARFEYLHPFIGSAHRPQEVLGTVATSALVNRVNNLRSGPFTGRQFDFLITTGDNTDNHELIELDWFLTTLNGGKITPNSGDPARYEGVQASGNPTFWNPGTKLADDYTKKGFPQIPGLLAAGIAPFTAPGLDLPWYCTFGNHDDSVVGTLPEGIPGIEGWYTGKYKVIGKDESSTRKLGTALTSGKTVPLGELFGGGTVREVTPDPRRRPFSTAEFVKAHLDAKNTGPGPVGHGFTDANSDGRNVYYTFRVAPGVTGISLDTTTQGGFADGSIGLEQFNWVESTLKRGSSAYYDFFGRKVTHSVTDELFVLFSHHTSGTMGNLLPDARHLLDPRLNGDTFVGLLQRFPNVVAWVNGHTHYNKITPHAGKTPQQSFWEINTASHIDFPQHARVIELADNHDGTLSLFTTLIEADAPYAVDYSGQTPDAIASMYREFSYNDIHAKLSNVGVASDRNTELLLANPLS, from the coding sequence ATGGCAGAACTGACCAGGCGCGCGTTCACCACCGCCGGAGCCGCCACCGTCGGGCTCCTCCTCTGCACCCCGACCGCCAACGCACTCGACCGCGCACTGCGCCAGACGAGGACTCGCGCGGTCCAAACCGCGGGCACCACGCTTCAGCAGGCCGCCAGCGGCAGCCCCACCGGTTACTCCCGGCTGTCCGCGGGCCCTGGCTGGCCCCTCGCGGTCCGCGAAGAGCTCACCGTCGCCAAGACCGGCCGGGACGATCGCCGAACCGCGCTCGGCGCGTTCGTGCAGTTCACCGACCTGCACATCACCGACACCGAGTCGCCCGCGCGGTTCGAGTACCTGCACCCCTTCATCGGCTCCGCGCACCGGCCGCAGGAAGTCCTCGGCACGGTCGCCACGAGCGCGCTGGTCAACCGCGTCAACAACCTCCGCTCCGGCCCGTTCACCGGACGCCAGTTCGACTTCCTCATCACTACCGGCGACAACACCGACAACCACGAGCTGATCGAGCTGGACTGGTTCCTGACCACCCTCAACGGCGGCAAGATCACCCCCAATTCCGGCGACCCGGCGCGCTACGAAGGCGTTCAGGCCTCCGGCAACCCGACGTTCTGGAACCCGGGCACGAAACTCGCCGACGACTACACCAAAAAGGGATTCCCGCAGATCCCCGGCCTGCTCGCCGCCGGCATCGCGCCGTTCACCGCCCCCGGACTGGACCTGCCCTGGTACTGCACGTTCGGCAACCACGACGACAGCGTCGTCGGCACCCTGCCGGAAGGCATCCCGGGCATCGAGGGCTGGTACACCGGCAAATACAAGGTCATCGGCAAGGACGAGAGCAGCACCCGCAAGCTCGGCACCGCCCTCACCAGCGGCAAGACCGTGCCGCTGGGCGAGCTGTTCGGCGGCGGGACCGTCCGCGAGGTCACGCCGGACCCGCGCCGCCGTCCGTTCAGCACCGCCGAGTTCGTCAAGGCGCACCTCGACGCCAAGAACACCGGCCCGGGCCCGGTCGGGCACGGGTTCACCGACGCCAACTCCGACGGGCGCAACGTCTACTACACCTTCCGCGTCGCACCCGGCGTCACCGGGATCAGCCTTGACACCACCACGCAGGGCGGCTTCGCGGACGGCTCGATCGGACTGGAGCAGTTCAACTGGGTCGAATCGACGCTCAAGCGCGGCAGCTCCGCCTACTACGACTTCTTCGGCCGCAAGGTCACCCACTCGGTCACCGACGAGCTGTTCGTCCTGTTCAGCCACCACACCAGCGGCACGATGGGCAACCTGCTCCCGGACGCGCGCCATTTGCTGGACCCGCGGCTCAACGGGGACACCTTCGTCGGGCTGCTGCAGCGCTTCCCGAACGTGGTGGCCTGGGTCAACGGGCACACCCACTACAACAAGATCACCCCGCACGCCGGCAAAACCCCGCAGCAGAGCTTCTGGGAGATCAACACCGCCAGCCACATCGACTTCCCGCAGCACGCCCGCGTCATCGAGCTGGCCGACAACCACGACGGCACCCTCTCGCTGTTCACCACGTTGATCGAGGCGGACGCGCCGTACGCGGTGGACTACTCGGGCCAGACGCCGGACGCGATCGCGTCGATGTACCGCGAGTTCTCCTACAACGACATCCACGCGAAGCTCAGCAACGTGGGCGTGGCGAGCGACCGCAACACCGAACTGCTGCTCGCCAACCCGCTCAGCTGA
- a CDS encoding DUF4190 domain-containing protein, producing the protein MTDPYQPYSGQVPPPGQPPVPYGAPMYGYVPYPVAPPLRTSGMAIAGMVVGIVALVFFWVPFFDVVAAIAAIGLSWAGMVQAGKPGWTGQGMGIAGLVCGILAAIPAILFLVFFIISLSAVGAATCAFYC; encoded by the coding sequence ATGACCGACCCGTACCAGCCCTACTCCGGCCAGGTTCCGCCGCCGGGCCAGCCGCCGGTGCCCTACGGTGCGCCGATGTACGGGTACGTCCCGTACCCGGTCGCCCCGCCGCTGCGGACGAGCGGCATGGCGATCGCCGGCATGGTGGTCGGCATCGTCGCGCTGGTGTTCTTCTGGGTCCCGTTCTTCGACGTAGTGGCGGCGATCGCCGCGATCGGTCTCTCCTGGGCCGGCATGGTGCAGGCCGGAAAACCTGGCTGGACCGGACAGGGCATGGGCATCGCCGGCCTGGTCTGCGGCATCCTCGCGGCGATCCCGGCGATCTTGTTCTTGGTCTTCTTCATCATCTCGCTGTCCGCGGTGGGGGCGGCTACCTGCGCGTTCTACTGCTGA
- a CDS encoding carbohydrate ABC transporter permease translates to MIRATLRWTALIVAALLFLLPFYLLLRNGLAARAEITAPGWTLWPKQIHWENFSKLFGQQDVPFARSIVNSIVVAVLQTVGLLLVSSLAGYGLARVPYRYSKPVFYAVLATLMIPTSVTFVPSFVVVSSLGWLSDYRGLVIPGLFSAFSVFLFRQYFLDFPKELEDAGRVDGLTRWGVFRRIVVPNSRGFFAAIAVITVIGSWNAFLWPLIIAQSPDSWTVQVALSGLLTAQNPQLNLLFLAAALSILPIVLLFAFLQRYLVRGVAESGLKG, encoded by the coding sequence ATGATCCGCGCGACGCTCCGCTGGACAGCGCTGATCGTCGCCGCGCTGCTGTTTCTGCTGCCGTTCTACCTGCTGCTGCGCAACGGCTTGGCCGCCCGGGCGGAAATCACCGCGCCCGGCTGGACGCTGTGGCCGAAGCAGATCCACTGGGAGAACTTCTCCAAGTTGTTCGGCCAGCAGGACGTGCCGTTCGCGCGCAGCATCGTCAACTCGATCGTCGTCGCGGTGCTGCAGACGGTCGGCCTGCTGCTGGTGTCCTCGCTGGCCGGGTACGGGCTGGCGCGGGTCCCGTACCGCTACTCGAAACCGGTGTTCTACGCGGTGCTGGCGACGCTGATGATCCCGACCTCGGTGACCTTCGTGCCGAGTTTCGTGGTCGTGTCGTCCCTCGGCTGGCTGTCCGATTACCGCGGCCTGGTGATCCCGGGCCTGTTCAGTGCGTTCAGCGTTTTCCTGTTCCGGCAGTACTTCCTGGATTTCCCGAAGGAGCTGGAGGACGCCGGCCGCGTCGACGGCCTGACCCGATGGGGCGTCTTCCGCCGCATCGTGGTCCCGAACTCTCGCGGTTTCTTCGCCGCGATCGCGGTGATCACCGTGATCGGCAGCTGGAACGCGTTCCTGTGGCCGCTGATCATCGCGCAGTCGCCGGACTCGTGGACCGTGCAGGTGGCGCTGTCCGGGCTGCTGACCGCGCAGAACCCGCAACTGAACCTGCTGTTCCTGGCCGCCGCGCTGTCGATCCTGCCGATCGTGCTGCTGTTCGCGTTCCTGCAGCGCTATCTGGTCCGCGGGGTAGCCGAATCGGGCTTGAAAGGCTGA
- a CDS encoding carbohydrate ABC transporter permease, which produces MRLSRQNRDTLAFWGFVGPFVIGLAVFAYLPIGWSLYLSFFDARNTVTPSVFVGLDNYAHMLVDGPFVSSLGTFSVFALFIVPLTFVLSLALALGVNQLRFAQAFFRSVFFLPFACSYVVASLIWKTSLFSGVRYGLANTVLGLFGIDPVAWTGTVSPPLYWVVLVTARLWLQLGFYLILFVAALQRIPKQLYEAAWLDGAKPGWQVFRHITLPQLRATSVAVLLLNLINAYQAFDEFYNIMGDSRGYPPFARPPLVYLYYTSLGSGGQDLGRGSAGAMILALLIAIVTLLQGKLFRFDRSAT; this is translated from the coding sequence ATGAGGCTGTCCCGACAGAACCGGGACACGCTGGCGTTCTGGGGGTTCGTCGGGCCGTTCGTGATCGGCCTGGCCGTGTTCGCGTACCTGCCGATCGGGTGGAGTCTCTACCTGTCGTTCTTCGACGCGCGCAACACCGTCACCCCCAGCGTCTTCGTGGGCCTGGACAACTACGCGCACATGCTCGTCGACGGCCCGTTCGTCTCGAGCCTCGGCACGTTCAGCGTGTTCGCGCTGTTCATCGTGCCGCTCACCTTCGTGCTGTCGCTGGCGCTGGCGCTGGGCGTGAACCAGCTGCGGTTCGCTCAGGCGTTCTTCCGTTCGGTGTTCTTCCTGCCGTTCGCGTGCTCGTACGTGGTCGCGTCGCTGATCTGGAAGACGTCCCTGTTCTCCGGCGTCCGGTACGGCCTCGCGAACACCGTGCTCGGCCTTTTCGGCATCGACCCGGTGGCGTGGACCGGCACCGTGAGCCCGCCGCTGTACTGGGTGGTGCTGGTAACCGCGCGCCTGTGGCTGCAGCTCGGCTTCTACCTGATCCTCTTCGTCGCCGCGCTGCAGCGAATCCCGAAGCAGCTGTACGAGGCCGCCTGGCTGGACGGCGCGAAACCAGGCTGGCAGGTGTTCCGGCACATCACCCTGCCGCAATTGCGCGCCACGTCGGTCGCCGTGCTGCTGCTGAACCTGATCAACGCCTACCAAGCGTTCGACGAGTTCTACAACATCATGGGCGATTCCCGCGGCTACCCGCCGTTCGCCCGCCCGCCGCTCGTGTACCTCTATTACACGTCGCTGGGATCCGGCGGCCAGGATCTGGGGCGCGGCAGCGCCGGCGCGATGATCCTCGCTCTGCTGATCGCCATCGTGACTCTTTTGCAGGGCAAGCTTTTCCGCTTCGACCGGAGCGCGACATGA
- a CDS encoding ABC transporter substrate-binding protein produces the protein MQQRSRRAFLSLAGTAAVGAVAAACGSNTGRPGDPPPSTAMSAGATPTVAPPKVSLQQWYHAYGEDGVQEAVKNYAASYPAAKVNVVWNPGDYDSKIVTALQNSPVPDVFEAQVKIDWVRQNQVVALDDIIGPVKNDFSPAVLAAQTVEGKVYGIPQATDTQVLFYRKSMLQAAGVQPPQTVDELIDAAGKLTKDGVKGLFAGNDGGVGTLAGPLLWSAGLDYLKNNNREVGFDDPRAATAFTKLHTLNANGSLLLGAPADWSDPGALVDGLCAMQWTGLWNIPKVRDALNDDFGVLPFPKLDDSGKPSVPVGAYGAMVNAKSAHVNEAKAFVKWLWIDQTDDQLQFATRYGFHVPARQSLIDKADTLATGPAADVVQYVKENSHLVGGPVWTSAANTALSDALAKIAKEGADPVAQTKAAVTVAQSELKRLFG, from the coding sequence ATGCAGCAGCGCAGCAGGAGGGCGTTCCTGTCGCTGGCCGGCACAGCCGCGGTGGGCGCGGTGGCGGCAGCGTGCGGGTCGAACACCGGACGGCCGGGAGACCCGCCGCCGTCCACCGCGATGTCGGCCGGGGCCACGCCCACCGTCGCGCCGCCGAAAGTCTCGCTGCAGCAGTGGTATCACGCCTACGGCGAGGACGGCGTGCAGGAAGCCGTCAAGAACTACGCGGCCAGCTATCCGGCCGCGAAGGTCAACGTCGTGTGGAACCCGGGCGACTACGACTCGAAGATCGTCACCGCGCTGCAGAACAGCCCCGTCCCGGACGTCTTCGAGGCACAGGTGAAGATCGACTGGGTCCGGCAGAACCAGGTGGTGGCGCTGGACGACATCATCGGGCCGGTCAAGAACGATTTCAGCCCCGCCGTGCTCGCCGCGCAGACCGTGGAAGGCAAGGTCTACGGCATCCCGCAGGCGACGGACACGCAGGTGTTGTTCTACCGCAAGAGCATGTTGCAGGCGGCGGGCGTGCAGCCGCCGCAGACGGTCGACGAGCTGATCGACGCCGCGGGCAAGCTGACGAAGGACGGCGTGAAGGGCCTGTTCGCGGGCAATGACGGCGGGGTCGGCACGCTCGCCGGTCCGTTGCTGTGGTCGGCCGGCCTGGACTACTTGAAGAACAACAACCGCGAGGTCGGCTTCGACGACCCGCGGGCGGCCACCGCGTTCACGAAGCTGCACACGTTGAACGCCAACGGCTCCCTGTTGCTGGGCGCCCCCGCGGACTGGTCCGACCCGGGTGCTTTGGTCGACGGGCTCTGCGCGATGCAATGGACCGGCTTGTGGAACATCCCGAAGGTCCGCGACGCGCTCAACGACGATTTCGGTGTGCTGCCGTTCCCGAAGCTGGACGACAGTGGCAAGCCGTCGGTGCCGGTCGGCGCATACGGCGCGATGGTGAACGCGAAGAGCGCGCACGTGAACGAGGCCAAGGCGTTCGTGAAGTGGCTCTGGATCGACCAGACCGACGACCAGCTGCAGTTCGCCACCCGTTACGGCTTCCACGTGCCCGCCCGGCAAAGCCTGATCGACAAGGCGGACACGTTGGCGACCGGTCCGGCCGCCGACGTCGTCCAGTACGTCAAGGAGAACAGTCACCTCGTCGGCGGTCCGGTGTGGACTTCGGCGGCGAACACCGCACTGTCCGACGCGCTGGCGAAGATCGCGAAGGAAGGCGCGGACCCGGTGGCCCAGACGAAGGCGGCGGTCACCGTCGCGCAGTCCGAGCTGAAGCGCCTGTTCGGATGA
- a CDS encoding long-chain fatty acid--CoA ligase has translation MLSTMQDGQLSLAKLLRHGTKVHAKSEVVTWTGSEARRETFAELGKHAARLANALRGLGVTGDQRVGTFMWNNAEHLAAYLAVPAMGAVLHTLNIRLFPEQLVFVANHAEDHVILVDGTLVQLLASNLPGMKTVKHVIVANGDAAALEAPEGVTVHSYDELLAAQPDEFDWPEIDERSAAAMCYTSGTTGDPKGVVYSHRSIWLHSMQVCMTDSMRLAQEDLALAIVPMFHAMSWGLPYAAMMVGASLLMPDRFLQPAPIAAMLAAEKPTFAAAVPTIWQGLLAYLDANPQDISHVREVVVGGSAAPPSLMHAFEERYHVPILHAWGMTETSPLGSVARPPASATGDERWAYRYTQGRFPASVAARLIGDDGQELPWDNEAVGELEVSGPWIAGAYHGGAEIDPEKFHDGWLRTGDVGKISPDGFLTLTDRAKDVIKSGGEWISSVDLENAVMGHPAVAEAAVVGIPDEKWDERPLVAVVVKEGQSVTADELRDYLTDKVAKWQLPENWTFVDEVPKTSVGKFDKKRLRASYSEGKLDISHF, from the coding sequence ATGTTGAGCACGATGCAGGACGGACAGCTGTCGCTCGCGAAGCTGCTGCGCCACGGCACGAAGGTGCACGCGAAGAGCGAAGTCGTCACCTGGACCGGTTCAGAAGCCCGCCGGGAGACCTTTGCCGAACTCGGCAAGCACGCCGCGCGGCTGGCCAACGCGCTGCGCGGCCTCGGCGTCACCGGCGACCAGCGAGTCGGCACGTTCATGTGGAACAACGCGGAGCACCTGGCCGCCTACCTCGCGGTGCCCGCGATGGGCGCGGTGCTGCACACGCTGAACATCCGGCTGTTCCCGGAGCAGCTGGTCTTCGTCGCGAACCACGCCGAGGACCACGTCATCCTGGTCGACGGCACGCTCGTGCAGCTGCTGGCGAGCAATCTGCCCGGGATGAAGACCGTCAAGCACGTCATCGTGGCCAACGGCGACGCGGCCGCGCTGGAGGCCCCCGAGGGCGTCACCGTGCACTCCTACGACGAGCTGCTGGCCGCCCAGCCCGACGAGTTCGACTGGCCGGAGATCGACGAGCGCTCGGCCGCTGCGATGTGTTACACCTCGGGCACGACGGGTGACCCGAAGGGCGTCGTCTACTCGCACCGGTCGATCTGGCTGCACTCGATGCAGGTCTGCATGACCGACAGCATGCGGCTCGCCCAGGAGGACCTGGCGCTGGCGATCGTGCCGATGTTCCACGCGATGTCGTGGGGTCTGCCGTACGCGGCGATGATGGTCGGCGCGTCGCTGCTGATGCCGGACCGGTTCCTCCAGCCGGCCCCGATCGCCGCGATGCTGGCCGCCGAGAAGCCGACGTTCGCGGCCGCGGTGCCGACGATCTGGCAGGGCCTGCTCGCCTACCTGGACGCGAACCCGCAGGACATCAGCCACGTGCGGGAGGTGGTGGTCGGCGGGTCGGCCGCGCCGCCGTCGCTGATGCACGCCTTCGAGGAGCGCTACCACGTGCCGATCCTGCACGCCTGGGGCATGACCGAGACCTCGCCGCTGGGCAGCGTCGCGCGTCCGCCGGCCAGCGCGACCGGGGACGAGCGCTGGGCCTACCGCTACACCCAGGGCCGGTTCCCGGCGTCCGTGGCGGCCCGGCTGATCGGCGACGACGGGCAGGAGCTGCCCTGGGACAACGAAGCGGTCGGCGAGCTGGAGGTGTCCGGTCCGTGGATCGCCGGCGCCTACCACGGCGGGGCGGAGATCGACCCGGAGAAGTTCCACGACGGCTGGCTGCGCACCGGCGACGTCGGCAAGATCAGCCCGGACGGCTTCCTGACGCTGACCGACCGGGCGAAGGACGTGATCAAGTCCGGCGGCGAATGGATCTCGTCGGTCGATCTGGAGAACGCGGTGATGGGCCACCCGGCGGTGGCCGAGGCCGCGGTGGTCGGCATCCCGGACGAGAAGTGGGACGAGCGGCCGCTGGTCGCGGTGGTGGTGAAGGAGGGCCAGAGCGTCACCGCCGATGAATTGCGCGACTACCTGACGGACAAGGTGGCGAAGTGGCAGCTGCCGGAGAACTGGACGTTCGTGGACGAGGTGCCCAAGACCAGCGTCGGCAAGTTCGACAAGAAGCGGCTGCGCGCGTCCTACTCCGAGGGAAAGCTCGACATCTCACACTTCTAA
- the mihF gene encoding integration host factor, actinobacterial type, with protein sequence MALPTLTPEQRAEALAKAAEARKARSELLASIKSGKESIESVLKRAKENKTVGKTKVTQLLKAVPGLGAVKVAALLEQAGIDPDRRAAGLGERQREALIDALK encoded by the coding sequence TTGGCTCTGCCCACGTTGACTCCGGAGCAGCGCGCCGAGGCCCTCGCCAAGGCGGCAGAGGCTCGTAAGGCGCGTTCGGAGCTGCTCGCTTCGATCAAGTCCGGCAAGGAGAGCATCGAGTCGGTGCTCAAGCGGGCCAAGGAGAACAAGACCGTCGGCAAGACGAAGGTCACGCAGCTCCTCAAGGCCGTGCCCGGCCTCGGTGCGGTCAAGGTCGCCGCGCTGCTCGAGCAGGCGGGGATCGACCCCGACCGCCGGGCCGCGGGCCTGGGCGAACGGCAGCGCGAAGCGCTGATCGACGCGCTCAAGTAA
- a CDS encoding isochorismate synthase, with product MTTSTAPANPAETTVRYRRGDFLFATARRALLAKGALGVVTDADPNRLAQAVAAELDRSGVPLAVGVLPFDTGPGATSPGHLVLPRTVHRAQAEAETPAAPPAAELPAPMATRRLPSADGHRANVRAAVAALHDRDLRKAVLARALELEFDAPIPVERIVRNLARGNPRHFTYAAELPGGATLVGATPELLLSRAGDSVFTTPHAGSMPRSADPATDRANGEALLASAKDREEHDLVIDYVVEALRPFCRKLDVPAGPELISTPAIWHLRTSITGVLADRSVTALDLAAAMHPTPAVCGTPTARSRELVQELEPFDRGYYAGAVGWVDSAGDGEWAVAIRCAEVAQNTMRLYAGGGIVPASDPDTEYRETIAKFRTLLGAMGLDDSAA from the coding sequence GTGACGACCAGTACCGCGCCGGCGAACCCGGCCGAGACCACCGTCCGCTACCGGCGAGGCGACTTCCTGTTCGCGACCGCCCGGCGAGCCCTGCTCGCCAAGGGGGCGCTCGGCGTCGTCACCGACGCCGACCCGAATCGCCTGGCCCAGGCCGTGGCCGCGGAGCTGGACCGCTCCGGCGTGCCGCTCGCGGTCGGTGTCCTGCCGTTCGACACCGGCCCCGGTGCCACCTCGCCGGGGCATCTAGTGCTGCCCCGCACGGTGCACCGGGCGCAGGCCGAGGCCGAAACCCCGGCCGCACCGCCCGCCGCGGAGCTGCCCGCGCCGATGGCCACCCGCCGGCTCCCCTCCGCGGACGGGCACCGCGCGAACGTTCGCGCCGCGGTCGCCGCCCTGCATGACCGCGACCTGCGCAAAGCTGTGCTGGCCCGGGCGCTCGAGCTCGAGTTCGACGCGCCGATCCCGGTCGAGCGGATCGTCCGCAACCTCGCCCGCGGCAACCCGCGCCACTTCACCTACGCCGCTGAGCTGCCCGGCGGTGCCACGCTTGTCGGCGCCACCCCTGAGCTGCTGCTTTCCCGCGCCGGGGACTCCGTCTTCACGACTCCGCACGCCGGCTCGATGCCGCGGTCGGCGGATCCGGCGACCGACCGGGCCAACGGCGAAGCCCTCCTCGCGTCCGCGAAGGACCGGGAAGAGCACGACCTGGTGATCGACTACGTCGTCGAGGCACTGCGGCCGTTCTGCCGGAAACTCGACGTGCCGGCCGGCCCGGAGCTGATCTCGACCCCGGCGATCTGGCATTTGCGCACGTCCATCACCGGCGTGCTCGCGGACCGTTCGGTGACCGCGCTGGACCTCGCCGCCGCGATGCACCCGACCCCGGCGGTGTGCGGCACCCCGACCGCCCGCTCGCGCGAGCTGGTGCAGGAGCTGGAGCCGTTCGACCGCGGGTACTACGCGGGCGCGGTCGGCTGGGTCGACTCGGCAGGCGACGGCGAATGGGCGGTCGCGATCCGGTGCGCCGAGGTGGCCCAGAACACGATGCGGCTCTACGCGGGCGGCGGGATCGTCCCGGCCTCGGACCCGGACACCGAGTACCGGGAGACGATCGCCAAGTTCCGCACCCTGCTCGGCGCGATGGGGCTGGACGACAGCGCCGCCTGA
- a CDS encoding 4'-phosphopantetheinyl transferase family protein → MTEIVVRWSEPLPALDRYLELLDELERGRYDAYRLEIDQRRFLTGRMLAKTLVAERLGRPVESVRLDATCEDCGKPHGRPRVPDSDLVLSISHSGNLIGLAVAEGVPVGLDVETANRNADASLVDYALSPAEREAVAGLSDEARSAAFFIYWTRKEAVMKATGKGLKIPLRSITFSRYDAPAELVSSSDEALDPARTRLADLKAADGHRAAVAALTAEPLSVTEEHWLP, encoded by the coding sequence GTGACCGAGATCGTGGTGCGCTGGTCCGAGCCGCTGCCCGCGCTGGACCGCTACCTGGAGCTGCTGGACGAGCTGGAACGCGGCCGCTACGACGCGTACCGGCTGGAAATCGACCAGCGGCGGTTCCTGACCGGCCGCATGCTGGCCAAGACGCTCGTCGCGGAACGGCTCGGCCGTCCGGTCGAATCCGTGCGCCTGGACGCGACCTGCGAGGACTGCGGCAAGCCGCACGGCCGGCCGCGCGTGCCGGACTCGGACCTGGTGCTGTCCATCTCGCATTCGGGGAACCTGATCGGCCTCGCGGTGGCCGAGGGCGTGCCAGTGGGCCTGGACGTCGAAACCGCGAACCGCAACGCGGACGCCTCGCTCGTCGACTACGCGCTCAGCCCGGCCGAGCGGGAGGCCGTCGCGGGCCTGTCCGACGAGGCGCGCTCGGCTGCGTTCTTCATCTACTGGACGCGCAAGGAAGCGGTGATGAAGGCCACCGGCAAGGGCCTGAAGATCCCGCTGCGGAGCATCACGTTCTCCCGCTACGACGCCCCTGCCGAGCTGGTCTCCTCCAGCGACGAAGCACTCGATCCGGCACGCACCCGGCTCGCCGACCTCAAGGCGGCCGACGGGCACCGGGCGGCGGTGGCGGCGCTGACCGCGGAGCCCCTCAGCGTCACCGAGGAGCACTGGCTGCCCTAG
- a CDS encoding TetR/AcrR family transcriptional regulator has product MSSAERVRAAAVKLFATKGFHGTGIRDLAQEAELSSATLYHYMGTKEDLLVEIMTASLRRLIDAAAQATADSEDPVVRVRTLVALHVLAHAAQPGETRVVDNEVDALSAPARARVVALRDEYERCWARAIGDGVAANVFHTAQPSVTRLALLEMCSGVARWYSPHGPMRLEDLATHYAELALRALGHPVAVRTGDLRNCLEVVAQVWDLPVKEGF; this is encoded by the coding sequence GTGAGCAGCGCCGAGCGGGTCCGCGCGGCCGCGGTGAAACTGTTCGCCACCAAGGGTTTCCACGGCACAGGCATTCGGGATCTCGCCCAGGAGGCCGAGCTTTCTTCGGCCACGCTGTATCACTACATGGGCACCAAAGAAGATCTTCTTGTCGAAATCATGACTGCCTCGCTGCGCCGGCTGATCGACGCCGCCGCGCAGGCCACCGCGGACAGCGAGGACCCGGTAGTCCGGGTGCGCACGCTGGTCGCGCTGCACGTCCTCGCGCACGCCGCGCAGCCAGGCGAAACCCGCGTGGTGGACAACGAAGTCGACGCACTGTCGGCACCGGCACGCGCCCGGGTCGTCGCGCTGCGGGACGAATACGAGCGCTGCTGGGCGCGGGCGATCGGCGACGGCGTCGCGGCGAACGTGTTCCACACCGCACAACCGAGCGTGACCCGGCTCGCATTGCTGGAAATGTGCAGCGGAGTGGCCCGCTGGTATTCGCCGCACGGTCCGATGCGGCTCGAAGACCTGGCCACGCACTATGCCGAACTGGCGTTAAGGGCGCTCGGGCACCCGGTGGCGGTGCGTACCGGGGATCTCCGGAACTGCCTCGAAGTGGTCGCCCAAGTGTGGGACCTGCCGGTCAAGGAGGGCTTTTAG